Proteins co-encoded in one Elusimicrobiota bacterium genomic window:
- a CDS encoding TatD family hydrolase, protein MTFVDTHAHLGDAQFDADRDAVFERAAAAGVSRVVEIADHPDEWARAVAIARARPGVARCTLGLHPYYADLYDAAFLARLRAALDSTPEAVAIGEIGLDYARAEVPRDVQRRAFEDIAAAARSWNVPVVVHCRDAFPDLLPILARVYDGKPSGRFWGVIHCFTGTPDDAAACTALGFALGADGPVTYKKNDALREAFRRAGPDATVLETDSPYLPPQSSRGKRNEPAAILEIAAKLAEVWGVPLDEAGRRTSAAAAALYRWP, encoded by the coding sequence CCGCCGCGGCCGGCGTCTCGCGCGTCGTCGAGATCGCGGACCACCCCGACGAGTGGGCGCGCGCCGTCGCCATCGCGCGCGCGCGGCCCGGCGTCGCACGCTGCACCTTGGGGCTCCACCCGTACTACGCGGACCTCTACGACGCCGCCTTCCTCGCCCGCCTGCGCGCCGCGCTCGACTCGACGCCGGAGGCCGTCGCCATCGGCGAGATCGGTCTCGACTACGCGCGGGCCGAGGTCCCGCGCGACGTCCAGCGGCGCGCGTTCGAGGACATCGCCGCGGCCGCGAGGTCCTGGAACGTCCCGGTCGTCGTGCACTGCCGCGACGCCTTCCCCGACCTCCTTCCGATACTTGCCAGAGTCTACGACGGCAAGCCGTCCGGCCGCTTCTGGGGCGTCATCCACTGCTTCACCGGCACGCCCGACGACGCGGCGGCGTGCACGGCGCTGGGCTTCGCCCTCGGCGCCGACGGCCCGGTGACCTACAAGAAGAACGACGCCCTGCGCGAGGCCTTCCGCCGCGCCGGCCCGGACGCGACCGTGCTCGAGACCGACTCCCCCTACCTTCCCCCGCAGAGCAGCCGCGGCAAGCGCAACGAGCCCGCCGCCATCCTCGAGATCGCGGCCAAGCTCGCCGAGGTCTGGGGCGTCCCGCTCGACGAGGCCGGCCGGCGCACGAGCGCGGCGGCCGCCGCGCTGTACCGCTGGCCGTGA
- a CDS encoding GNAT family N-acetyltransferase produces MIRELTENELPEAAALAAAAFREDPGFVHILPDDALRRRRLPSLFEAMLRVDGLAGGRVSGAFDDGALIGLSSIIPAGVENPDLPDWIKHLPGLAWFLGEPSALLRALALIHAIEERRTKESDYLHLLAVHPATQGRGVGAALLNAAPKSLYLETFEERNASWYEARGFRRIAEIRSPVRPSFWALRRG; encoded by the coding sequence GTGATCCGGGAACTGACGGAGAACGAGCTCCCCGAGGCCGCCGCGCTCGCGGCCGCCGCGTTCCGCGAGGACCCGGGCTTCGTCCACATACTGCCGGACGACGCGCTGCGCCGCCGGCGTCTGCCGTCGCTGTTCGAGGCGATGCTGCGCGTCGACGGGCTGGCCGGGGGCCGGGTGTCCGGGGCTTTCGACGACGGCGCCCTGATCGGCCTGTCCTCGATCATCCCGGCGGGCGTCGAGAATCCGGACCTGCCGGACTGGATCAAGCACCTCCCGGGTCTGGCCTGGTTCCTCGGGGAGCCCTCAGCACTCCTGCGCGCGCTCGCCTTGATCCACGCGATCGAGGAGCGGCGCACGAAGGAATCGGATTATCTCCACCTGCTCGCCGTCCATCCCGCGACCCAGGGACGCGGCGTCGGCGCGGCGCTCCTGAACGCCGCCCCGAAGTCCCTGTATCTCGAGACCTTCGAGGAGAGGAACGCCTCCTGGTACGAGGCTCGCGGCTTCCGAAGGATCGCCGAGATCCGCTCCCCGGTGCGCCCTTCGTTCTGGGCCTTGAGGCGAGGCTAG
- a CDS encoding aldehyde dehydrogenase, whose product MQTRLFIDGRFIPAKSGRVYAVHNPADGSLVARVSEGGPEDIDAAVGAAAKAAGGAWSRSHARERGKILLKIAALIRENLDSLALLECRTAGKPLADAKDEMGLAADTFEYYGGAANKHFGETIPVAGAGLDYTLREPVGVCGLIVPWNFPLVIAAWKIGPALACGNTVVLKPSPETPLTALALAKLAAEAGLPEGVLNVVPGPGPGCGDALVRHPLVRKISFTGSTATGTGIMKAAADGIKRVSLELGGKSPNIVFDDADLDLCVEKSVWSVFYNAGQDCCARSRVLVHRKVHDKLVAALVARTRKFVVGHPEKKGTQIGPVISARQHAKIVAYIASGKAQGAKLLCGGVRPKGVPKGGHYMTPAVFAGADAEMRIVREEIFGPVLAVIPFKDEAEAVALANDSAYGLSASLWTRDVGRILRVTRAVQSGVISVNTSSSVHLEAPFGGCKGSGLGRELGLKALDLYSEVKNVFISNA is encoded by the coding sequence ATGCAGACCCGGCTGTTCATCGACGGCCGGTTCATCCCCGCGAAGTCGGGCCGCGTCTACGCCGTTCATAATCCCGCCGACGGCTCGCTCGTCGCCCGCGTCTCGGAAGGCGGGCCCGAGGACATCGACGCCGCCGTCGGCGCCGCGGCCAAGGCCGCGGGCGGAGCATGGTCGAGATCGCACGCGCGCGAGCGCGGCAAGATCCTCCTGAAGATAGCCGCGCTCATCCGCGAGAACCTGGATTCCCTGGCCCTGCTGGAGTGCCGCACCGCCGGCAAGCCCCTCGCCGACGCGAAGGACGAGATGGGCCTCGCGGCGGACACCTTCGAGTACTACGGCGGCGCGGCGAACAAGCACTTCGGAGAGACGATCCCTGTCGCCGGCGCCGGCCTCGACTACACCTTGCGCGAGCCGGTCGGCGTGTGCGGCCTCATCGTGCCGTGGAACTTCCCGCTCGTCATCGCGGCCTGGAAGATAGGCCCCGCCTTGGCCTGCGGCAACACCGTCGTCCTCAAGCCCTCGCCCGAGACCCCGCTCACCGCCTTGGCCCTGGCCAAGCTCGCCGCCGAGGCCGGCCTTCCCGAGGGCGTGCTCAACGTCGTCCCCGGCCCCGGTCCGGGCTGCGGCGACGCGCTCGTGCGCCATCCCCTCGTGCGCAAGATCTCGTTCACCGGCTCGACGGCGACCGGCACGGGCATCATGAAGGCGGCGGCCGACGGCATCAAGCGCGTCTCGCTCGAACTGGGGGGGAAGTCCCCCAACATCGTCTTCGACGACGCGGACCTCGACCTGTGCGTCGAGAAGTCCGTCTGGTCGGTCTTCTACAACGCGGGCCAGGATTGCTGCGCCCGCTCGCGCGTCCTCGTCCATCGCAAGGTCCACGACAAGCTCGTCGCCGCGCTCGTCGCGCGGACGCGGAAGTTCGTCGTCGGCCATCCGGAGAAAAAAGGCACCCAGATCGGCCCCGTCATCTCCGCCCGGCAGCACGCCAAGATCGTCGCCTATATCGCCTCCGGCAAGGCCCAGGGCGCCAAGCTCCTGTGCGGCGGCGTCCGTCCGAAGGGCGTCCCGAAGGGGGGACACTACATGACGCCGGCCGTGTTCGCCGGAGCCGACGCCGAGATGAGGATCGTCCGCGAGGAGATCTTCGGGCCGGTGCTCGCCGTGATCCCCTTCAAGGACGAGGCGGAAGCCGTCGCGCTCGCCAACGACTCCGCGTACGGCCTGTCGGCCTCCCTCTGGACGCGCGACGTCGGCCGGATCCTGCGGGTGACGCGCGCGGTGCAGAGCGGCGTGATCTCGGTGAACACGAGCTCGAGCGTCCATCTCGAGGCTCCGTTCGGCGGCTGCAAGGGCTCCGGCCTCGGCCGCGAGCTCGGCCTGAAGGCGCTCGACCTCTACTCCGAGGTCAAGAACGTCTTCATCTCGAACGCCTAG
- a CDS encoding glucose 1-dehydrogenase, protein MSAGRLEGKVVLITGAGSGMGAEATVRFAREGAKVVACDMNLEAAQRVVQTAQAAGGKAIAVAMNVAKEDEVKAGVAAAVKAFGKLDVLYNNAGIFPNDDNSVTNTEEKVWDTVLAVNVKGVYLVCKHGIPELLAAGGGSIINVASFVALVGCTVPQDAYTASKGAVLALSKSLAVQYGPKGIRTNAICPGPIETPLLTAWLFKEPAEKAKRLNRIPMGRFGKSEDIVNMALYLASDESKWTNGAAMVVDGGITSNYF, encoded by the coding sequence ATGAGCGCCGGGCGTCTGGAGGGCAAGGTCGTCCTCATCACCGGCGCCGGGTCGGGCATGGGCGCCGAGGCGACGGTCCGTTTCGCCCGCGAAGGGGCCAAGGTCGTCGCCTGCGACATGAACCTCGAGGCCGCCCAGCGCGTCGTGCAGACGGCGCAGGCCGCCGGCGGCAAGGCGATCGCGGTCGCGATGAACGTCGCGAAGGAAGACGAGGTGAAGGCCGGCGTCGCCGCCGCCGTGAAGGCGTTCGGCAAGCTCGACGTGCTGTACAACAACGCGGGCATCTTCCCCAACGACGACAACTCCGTGACGAACACGGAGGAAAAAGTCTGGGACACGGTCCTGGCCGTGAACGTCAAAGGCGTCTACCTCGTCTGCAAGCACGGCATCCCCGAGTTGTTGGCCGCCGGAGGCGGCTCGATCATCAACGTGGCGAGCTTCGTCGCCTTGGTCGGCTGCACGGTGCCGCAGGACGCTTACACCGCGTCGAAAGGCGCCGTCCTCGCCCTCTCGAAGTCCCTCGCGGTCCAGTATGGGCCAAAGGGGATCCGCACCAACGCGATCTGCCCGGGGCCCATCGAGACGCCTCTGCTGACCGCCTGGCTCTTCAAGGAGCCCGCCGAGAAGGCCAAGCGCCTCAACCGCATCCCGATGGGACGGTTCGGCAAGTCCGAGGACATCGTCAACATGGCCTTGTACCTCGCCTCCGATGAGTCGAAGTGGACCAACGGCGCCGCCATGGTCGTCGACGGCGGCATCACGTCCAATTATTTTTAA
- a CDS encoding deoxyhypusine synthase, translated as MANIKKSDLLKEEIEHIDITKHDMRPLVEAYSKMSFSARDLARASNIYDKMLADKECGVILCLAGSLFSAGLKKIVWQMVESNMVDAIVSTGANIVDQDFFEALGYKHYKGSKWEDDMSLRGARIDRIYDTFIDEDELGACDNVISDIVGNLKPKPYSSREIVEEMGKYLVKKSKVKDSIVLSAYKKGVPIFIPALSDCSAGFGFLHHQWHNPESHASIDSAKDFRELVRVKLACGDTGLLMIGGGVPKNFAQDVTVGAEMIGLEPIMHKYAVQITVADERDGALSGSTLREACSWGKVAVTDEQMVFSEATIALPVLAGYGWHKGNWKKRRERRFNAMLNDEKAKIPAALR; from the coding sequence ATGGCGAACATCAAGAAGTCGGACCTGCTTAAGGAAGAGATCGAGCACATCGACATCACCAAGCATGACATGCGTCCTCTCGTCGAGGCCTACTCGAAGATGTCCTTCTCCGCCCGCGACCTCGCGCGCGCGAGCAACATCTACGACAAGATGCTCGCCGACAAGGAATGCGGGGTGATCCTCTGCCTGGCCGGTTCCTTGTTCTCCGCCGGGCTCAAGAAGATCGTCTGGCAGATGGTCGAGAGCAACATGGTGGACGCGATCGTCTCCACCGGCGCGAACATCGTCGACCAGGACTTCTTCGAGGCCCTCGGCTACAAGCACTACAAGGGCTCGAAGTGGGAGGACGACATGTCCCTGCGCGGCGCCCGCATCGACCGCATCTACGACACCTTCATCGACGAGGACGAGCTCGGCGCGTGCGACAACGTCATCTCCGACATCGTGGGCAACCTCAAGCCCAAGCCTTACTCCTCCCGCGAGATCGTCGAGGAGATGGGCAAGTACCTCGTGAAGAAGTCCAAGGTCAAGGACTCCATCGTGCTGTCCGCGTACAAGAAGGGCGTTCCGATCTTCATCCCGGCGCTCTCCGACTGCTCGGCCGGCTTCGGGTTCCTCCACCACCAGTGGCACAACCCCGAGAGCCACGCCTCGATCGACTCCGCGAAGGACTTCCGGGAGCTCGTGCGCGTCAAGCTCGCGTGCGGCGACACGGGCCTTCTCATGATCGGCGGCGGCGTGCCCAAGAACTTCGCCCAGGACGTGACGGTCGGCGCCGAGATGATCGGCCTCGAGCCCATCATGCACAAGTACGCGGTGCAGATCACCGTGGCCGACGAGCGCGACGGCGCTTTGTCGGGCTCGACTTTGCGCGAGGCGTGCTCGTGGGGCAAGGTCGCGGTCACCGACGAGCAGATGGTCTTCTCCGAAGCCACCATCGCGCTCCCGGTCCTCGCGGGCTACGGCTGGCACAAGGGCAACTGGAAGAAGCGCCGCGAGCGCCGCTTCAACGCGATGCTCAACGACGAGAAGGCGAAGATTCCCGCCGCCCTCCGCTAA
- a CDS encoding histone deacetylase, producing the protein MGRVFSDLKTAEYGASGHPEAPFRVLRTFERAKSAGHAPELPAVTAGASDVALLHGEGHLNSIRLGTFEDADTPMFARIADIALISLSGALSAADAALTGEPSFSLMRPPGHHAGKDRVAGFCYLNNLALAVARLQKAKPGLKVGIVDFDVHHGDGTESLVLGRENTAFLSLHQYPLYPGTGFESRGNCRNVPLEAGAAEDDWLSAFMPAFEDLIKTKPDVLAVSAGFDAYKGDPIAGLKLDRATFKRIGALLAATRIPRFATLEGGYSEDLPLLVESFLDGFF; encoded by the coding sequence ATGGGTCGGGTCTTCTCCGACCTCAAGACCGCCGAATACGGCGCCTCGGGACACCCCGAGGCGCCGTTTCGCGTTTTAAGGACCTTCGAACGGGCGAAGTCCGCGGGGCACGCCCCGGAGCTCCCCGCCGTGACCGCCGGAGCCTCGGACGTCGCCCTGCTCCACGGCGAGGGGCACCTGAACTCCATCCGCCTCGGCACCTTCGAGGACGCCGACACGCCGATGTTCGCCCGCATCGCCGACATCGCCCTGATCTCCCTATCCGGCGCCCTCTCGGCCGCGGACGCGGCGCTCACGGGAGAGCCGTCGTTCTCGCTGATGCGCCCGCCGGGGCACCACGCCGGCAAGGACCGGGTCGCCGGCTTCTGCTACCTGAATAATCTGGCGCTCGCCGTCGCCCGCCTTCAGAAGGCGAAGCCGGGCCTGAAGGTCGGCATCGTCGACTTCGACGTGCACCACGGCGACGGGACCGAGTCGCTGGTGCTCGGCCGCGAGAACACCGCCTTCCTGTCCCTCCATCAGTACCCGCTGTACCCCGGGACCGGTTTCGAGTCGCGCGGCAACTGCCGGAACGTGCCCCTCGAAGCGGGGGCCGCCGAGGATGATTGGCTTTCGGCCTTCATGCCCGCCTTCGAAGACCTGATCAAAACCAAGCCCGACGTCCTCGCCGTCTCCGCCGGCTTCGACGCTTATAAAGGAGACCCGATCGCCGGCCTCAAGCTCGACCGCGCGACCTTCAAGCGGATCGGCGCCCTTCTCGCGGCGACCAGGATCCCGCGCTTCGCGACGCTGGAGGGCGGCTATTCGGAAGACCTCCCCCTCCTCGTCGAGAGCTTCCTCGATGGGTTTTTCTAG
- a CDS encoding agmatinase family protein: MLDFDPNSAPDADSGVFGLPHEEKDAALVLLPVPWEATTSYGGGTSNGPRAILEASGQVDLFDGEVHKPYEPGIYMRPESKEVRAWNKAAKAAAQKVIKQGGRIEGNKALQKALKKANGLGGKLNDWVYRETKGLMDAGKIVGLVGGDHSVPYGAFKAAAEKHGEFGLLHFDAHSDTRVAYEGFTWSHASIMYNAMENIPKISRIVQVGIRDFCEQEHEFTRALGERAKVFYDRDLAWRRFSGEPWTKTAAEIVAALPPRVWISFDIDGLDPKLCPHTGTPVPGGLELAEAVHLIGLLARSGRTIIGFDLNEVSPAPGGKDEWDANVGMRLLYKLIAWTFVSRGLRKARE, encoded by the coding sequence ATGCTCGACTTCGATCCGAACTCCGCCCCCGACGCCGACTCCGGCGTCTTCGGTCTCCCCCACGAGGAAAAGGACGCCGCTTTGGTCCTGCTGCCCGTGCCCTGGGAGGCGACGACCTCCTACGGCGGCGGGACTTCGAACGGCCCCAGGGCGATCCTCGAGGCCAGCGGGCAGGTCGACCTGTTCGACGGCGAGGTGCACAAGCCCTACGAGCCCGGGATCTACATGCGCCCGGAGTCCAAAGAGGTCCGCGCCTGGAACAAGGCCGCGAAGGCCGCCGCGCAGAAGGTCATCAAGCAAGGCGGGCGCATCGAAGGGAACAAGGCGCTGCAGAAGGCGCTCAAAAAGGCGAACGGCCTCGGCGGGAAGCTCAACGATTGGGTCTACCGCGAGACCAAGGGCTTGATGGACGCCGGCAAGATCGTCGGCCTCGTCGGCGGGGACCACTCGGTGCCTTACGGCGCGTTCAAGGCGGCGGCCGAGAAGCACGGGGAGTTCGGGCTGCTCCATTTCGACGCGCACTCCGACACGCGCGTCGCCTACGAGGGGTTCACCTGGTCGCACGCCTCCATCATGTACAACGCGATGGAGAACATCCCGAAGATCTCCCGGATCGTCCAGGTCGGCATCCGCGACTTCTGCGAGCAGGAGCACGAGTTCACGCGCGCTCTCGGGGAGCGCGCGAAGGTGTTCTACGACCGCGATCTGGCCTGGCGCCGGTTCTCCGGCGAGCCGTGGACGAAGACGGCCGCGGAGATCGTCGCCGCCCTGCCGCCGCGGGTGTGGATCAGTTTCGACATCGACGGCCTGGACCCGAAGCTGTGCCCGCACACGGGCACGCCGGTCCCCGGCGGCCTGGAGCTCGCCGAGGCCGTGCACCTGATCGGGCTCCTCGCCCGCTCGGGACGCACGATCATCGGCTTCGACCTCAACGAGGTCTCCCCCGCCCCCGGCGGCAAGGACGAGTGGGACGCCAACGTCGGCATGCGCCTGCTGTACAAGCTGATCGCTTGGACCTTCGTCAGCCGCGGACTGCGCAAAGCCCGCGAATGA
- the wecB gene encoding UDP-N-acetylglucosamine 2-epimerase (non-hydrolyzing): MNILVVMGTRPEAIKLAPVVAALRRRKGLKTLVCATAQHRELLDQALRLFRLKPDFDLDLMRPGQSPDAVAKRVVSSLGPLLGRVKPDMVVVQGDTTTAAAAALCASERGIPVAHVEAGLRSFDFKDPFPEELNRVFIDTLSSLVFPPTPQAKKNLMREKLGGRSSLMTGNTVVDALRSAEGGQAPNPLTPHEVLVTLHRREIHGKPLTRIYTSLLRLVNQHEDLLFVYPVHPNPLILKTAKRMLQHPRLRLLSPLSYPDFLAHLKRSLFVITDSGGVQEEAVCLGKPVLVVREKTERPEVLASGAGRLVGLDPARLERWTSRLLTDPALRRRMSRGRSLYGDGRAAKRVAAGIVHWLGRGPRPKEWRP, encoded by the coding sequence ATGAACATACTCGTGGTCATGGGCACGCGGCCCGAGGCCATCAAGCTCGCTCCCGTCGTGGCCGCGCTGCGCCGGCGAAAGGGATTGAAAACGCTCGTTTGCGCCACGGCCCAGCACCGCGAGCTGCTCGACCAGGCGCTGCGGCTCTTCAGGCTGAAGCCCGACTTCGACCTCGATCTCATGCGCCCGGGCCAGTCGCCGGACGCCGTCGCCAAAAGGGTGGTCTCCTCGCTGGGCCCGCTCCTAGGCCGCGTGAAGCCGGACATGGTCGTGGTGCAGGGCGACACCACCACGGCCGCCGCCGCCGCGCTGTGCGCGTCGGAACGCGGGATCCCGGTGGCGCATGTCGAGGCGGGACTGCGTTCCTTTGATTTCAAAGACCCTTTTCCCGAGGAACTCAATCGCGTCTTCATCGACACGCTCTCCTCGCTCGTGTTCCCCCCGACGCCGCAGGCAAAAAAAAATCTGATGCGCGAGAAGCTGGGCGGCCGTTCGTCGTTGATGACCGGCAACACGGTGGTCGACGCATTAAGGTCCGCCGAAGGCGGACAAGCTCCAAACCCTCTTACCCCGCACGAGGTTCTGGTGACCTTGCACCGCCGCGAGATCCACGGAAAGCCGTTAACAAGGATCTACACGAGTCTACTGAGGCTCGTCAACCAACATGAGGATCTGTTGTTCGTCTATCCGGTGCACCCCAATCCGTTGATTCTAAAAACCGCGAAGCGGATGCTCCAGCACCCGCGCCTCCGTCTCCTGTCCCCCCTGTCCTACCCCGATTTCCTCGCCCATCTGAAGCGTTCCCTCTTCGTCATCACCGACTCCGGCGGCGTCCAGGAGGAGGCCGTCTGCCTCGGCAAGCCCGTCCTCGTCGTGCGCGAGAAGACCGAGCGCCCCGAGGTCCTCGCCTCCGGCGCGGGCCGCCTCGTCGGGCTCGACCCCGCGCGCCTCGAGCGCTGGACCTCGCGCCTGCTGACCGACCCCGCCCTGCGCCGCAGGATGAGCCGCGGCCGGAGCCTATACGGCGACGGCCGCGCCGCGAAGCGCGTCGCCGCCGGGATCGTCCATTGGCTCGGCCGCGGCCCTCGTCCCAAGGAATGGAGACCATGA
- the wecB gene encoding UDP-N-acetylglucosamine 2-epimerase (non-hydrolyzing) translates to MKHILHVVGARPNFIKAAPVLRALAARKGVRQTLVHTGQHYDVNMSDVFFRQLGMPAPDASLGVGSGSHAKQTAQVLLGLEPVLLERKPDAVVVYGDVNSTMAAALAAVKLRIPVAHVEAGLRSGDREMPEEINRIITDAVSDLLFTPSKDGDANLAKEGVPKSKIRFVGNVMIDTLIRLLPAAARPAEPRLDGRYVLVTVHRPANTDDPKGLAALMKALAGISKLAPVVFPIHPRTRARLDKAGFKAPAGGRLMLIEPLGYLEFLALQRDAALVVTDSGGIQEETTYLGVPCLTVRTTTERPVTVTAGTNMLVRDCSRLPREAAAALKRGRKPARPPKLWDGKAGERVADGLLSWLAQRRAA, encoded by the coding sequence ATGAAACACATACTTCACGTCGTCGGCGCCCGCCCGAACTTCATCAAGGCCGCCCCCGTCCTGCGCGCGCTGGCCGCCCGCAAGGGCGTCCGTCAGACCTTGGTGCACACCGGCCAGCACTACGACGTCAACATGTCGGACGTCTTCTTCCGCCAGCTCGGGATGCCCGCGCCCGACGCGTCGCTCGGCGTCGGCTCCGGGTCGCACGCCAAGCAGACCGCCCAGGTGCTCCTCGGCCTCGAGCCCGTGCTGCTCGAGCGCAAGCCCGACGCCGTCGTCGTGTACGGCGACGTCAACTCGACGATGGCCGCCGCGCTCGCCGCCGTCAAGCTCCGCATCCCCGTCGCGCACGTCGAGGCCGGCCTGCGCTCCGGCGACCGGGAGATGCCCGAGGAGATCAACCGGATCATCACCGACGCCGTCTCCGACCTCCTGTTCACGCCCTCCAAGGACGGGGACGCGAACCTCGCGAAGGAAGGCGTCCCGAAGAGCAAGATCCGCTTCGTCGGCAACGTGATGATCGACACCCTGATCCGGCTCCTGCCGGCCGCGGCGCGGCCCGCCGAGCCGCGCCTCGACGGCCGCTACGTCCTGGTGACGGTCCATCGCCCCGCGAACACCGACGATCCGAAGGGCCTGGCGGCGCTGATGAAGGCCCTGGCCGGAATCTCGAAGCTCGCCCCGGTCGTCTTCCCGATCCACCCGAGGACTCGCGCTCGTCTTGATAAGGCCGGCTTCAAAGCGCCGGCGGGCGGACGTCTTATGCTCATCGAACCTCTGGGCTATCTCGAGTTCCTCGCCCTGCAGCGGGACGCGGCCCTCGTCGTCACCGACTCGGGCGGCATCCAGGAGGAGACGACGTACCTGGGCGTGCCTTGCCTGACGGTGCGGACGACGACCGAGCGGCCGGTCACGGTGACGGCCGGCACCAACATGCTCGTGCGCGACTGCTCGCGGCTGCCGCGCGAGGCGGCGGCGGCCCTCAAGCGGGGACGAAAGCCCGCCAGGCCGCCGAAGCTCTGGGACGGCAAGGCGGGCGAGCGCGTCGCCGACGGCCTCCTGTCCTGGCTCGCTCAGCGCCGCGCGGCGTAG
- a CDS encoding glycosyltransferase family 4 protein has product MRIGLEVSGALAGGGFRRYTDMIVRALAAEDKKNEYILFGAFWKNPERIRELYLPPQPNFRIETIKAPQRLLLPAEEYLGLRWQERRLRALGVDVVHGFSNWLPRLDRLPSLMTLAYATDERFTGWDGFYFNTLLPRSVRQADKVLAISGVAREAAIEHWGLDPAKVEVVYYGAPLDEFRPDDSPRDPAEKPYFLFVGVTRTTKNTRILMEGFVRFKKKHPEAPHRFVICGAPGDEQALIEELLAKAGLTGEVTFAGNVPQSQVAPYYRKALAYVSASALEGFHLPLIEAMACGIPTVAARGGAQTEIVADAGLHADPTPEDMCRGMEAVAFDPELRARMRAKGLERCKDFSWSGAASKTIAAYEAVYAARR; this is encoded by the coding sequence ATGAGGATCGGGCTCGAGGTCTCCGGGGCCCTCGCCGGAGGGGGGTTCCGCCGCTACACGGACATGATCGTCCGGGCGCTGGCCGCCGAGGACAAGAAGAACGAGTACATCCTGTTCGGCGCCTTCTGGAAGAACCCGGAGCGGATCCGCGAGCTTTACCTGCCGCCGCAGCCGAACTTCCGGATCGAGACGATCAAGGCGCCCCAGCGCCTGCTGCTCCCCGCCGAGGAATACCTCGGCCTGCGCTGGCAAGAGAGGCGCCTGCGCGCGCTCGGCGTGGACGTCGTCCACGGCTTCTCGAACTGGCTTCCCCGGCTCGACCGCCTGCCGTCCTTGATGACGCTCGCCTACGCGACCGACGAGCGCTTCACCGGCTGGGACGGCTTCTACTTCAACACTTTGCTGCCGCGCTCGGTCCGCCAGGCGGACAAGGTCCTGGCGATCTCGGGCGTCGCGCGCGAGGCGGCGATCGAGCACTGGGGCCTCGATCCGGCCAAGGTGGAGGTCGTCTACTACGGCGCTCCGCTCGACGAGTTCCGGCCCGACGATTCGCCCCGCGATCCCGCGGAGAAGCCCTACTTCCTCTTCGTCGGCGTCACTCGGACGACGAAGAACACGCGCATCCTCATGGAAGGCTTCGTCCGGTTCAAGAAGAAGCACCCCGAGGCGCCGCACCGCTTCGTGATCTGCGGCGCGCCCGGCGACGAGCAGGCCCTCATCGAGGAGCTGCTCGCCAAGGCCGGCCTGACCGGCGAGGTGACCTTCGCGGGCAACGTCCCGCAGTCGCAGGTCGCCCCGTACTACCGGAAGGCCCTCGCCTACGTCTCGGCGTCGGCGCTCGAGGGCTTCCACCTCCCGCTGATCGAGGCGATGGCCTGCGGCATACCGACCGTGGCCGCGCGGGGGGGAGCCCAGACCGAGATCGTCGCCGACGCGGGCCTGCACGCGGACCCGACCCCTGAGGATATGTGCCGCGGCATGGAGGCCGTCGCCTTCGACCCGGAGCTGCGCGCGCGCATGCGCGCGAAGGGCCTCGAGCGCTGCAAGGATTTCTCCTGGAGCGGCGCGGCGAGCAAGACGATCGCGGCCTACGAGGCCGTCTACGCCGCGCGGCGCTGA